A region from the Nocardioides coralli genome encodes:
- a CDS encoding serine/threonine-protein kinase: MAFSPRPEPAPPDLRVGDYTVLARLGEGGMGVVHLARRPDGHRVALKVLRPHIVGDDEARSRLAREVSSLSRIRSRWVAEIVDADPWGEIPYVATRYVPGLSLHEHVAQEGPLDGDELAWFAQCLAEGLASVHDVGVLHRDVKPSNVLMEGRTPILIDFGLARVADDPRLTHTGWLLGTPGYLAPEILYGDDATAASDVHSWAATVAYAGTGRAPFGRGPAVAIMDRVRRGEHDLSALPDDVHDLVRAALDPDPRRRPSLGEIRDWLVEGPLPVAAASIDLDDRDDMGHTGDPYTLPLALASAADERTISLFDDGEPDPRDTRWLDDEAPPRVGLAERTRRTLLVVGLGLAAVTGLASHPWPALAVLAVLTWLLRGASLAGSAVDVRRSIRGSRWYDGPQLLLASPWHAVQAVPGALLLLLWSLGLGLACALICYAAQATEQVTLLASGAVVVVSLWVGPGGSRLRGPVSRLVEPLCRRFVPWLVVWVLVVGGALTLGVLAEERGTVWRPLGNPVNGLEQLR; encoded by the coding sequence GTGGCCTTCTCCCCGCGCCCCGAGCCGGCGCCGCCCGACCTGCGGGTGGGCGACTACACCGTGCTCGCGCGGCTCGGCGAGGGCGGCATGGGTGTGGTCCACCTCGCGCGGCGTCCCGACGGCCACCGGGTCGCGCTCAAGGTGCTCCGGCCCCACATCGTGGGCGACGACGAGGCCCGGTCCCGGCTGGCGCGCGAGGTCAGCTCGCTGTCCCGCATCCGCAGCCGGTGGGTGGCCGAGATCGTCGACGCCGACCCGTGGGGCGAGATCCCCTACGTCGCGACGCGCTACGTACCCGGCCTCTCGCTCCACGAGCACGTCGCCCAGGAGGGGCCGCTCGACGGCGACGAGCTCGCGTGGTTCGCCCAGTGCCTCGCCGAGGGGCTGGCCTCGGTGCACGACGTCGGCGTCCTCCACCGCGACGTCAAGCCCTCCAACGTGCTGATGGAGGGCCGGACCCCCATCCTCATCGACTTCGGGCTGGCCCGGGTGGCCGACGACCCGCGACTCACCCACACCGGCTGGCTGCTCGGGACCCCCGGCTACCTCGCCCCGGAGATCCTCTACGGCGACGACGCCACTGCGGCCTCCGACGTCCACTCGTGGGCGGCGACCGTCGCCTACGCCGGCACCGGCCGGGCGCCGTTCGGCAGGGGTCCCGCCGTGGCGATCATGGACCGGGTACGCCGGGGTGAGCACGACCTGTCGGCCCTCCCGGACGACGTCCACGACCTGGTGCGCGCCGCGCTCGATCCCGACCCGCGCCGCCGCCCCTCGCTGGGGGAGATCCGCGACTGGCTGGTCGAGGGACCGCTGCCGGTGGCCGCCGCCTCCATCGACCTGGACGACCGGGACGACATGGGCCACACAGGCGATCCCTACACGCTGCCGCTGGCCCTGGCCTCTGCGGCCGACGAGCGGACCATCAGCCTCTTCGACGACGGGGAGCCTGACCCACGGGACACCCGTTGGCTCGACGACGAGGCCCCGCCGCGGGTCGGCCTGGCCGAGCGCACCCGGCGGACCCTGCTGGTGGTCGGGCTCGGTCTCGCTGCCGTCACCGGGCTCGCCAGCCACCCGTGGCCGGCCCTGGCCGTCCTGGCCGTCCTCACCTGGCTGCTCCGTGGCGCCTCGCTGGCGGGGAGCGCGGTCGACGTACGCCGCTCGATCCGCGGGTCGCGCTGGTACGACGGGCCCCAGCTGCTGCTGGCCTCGCCCTGGCACGCCGTGCAGGCCGTCCCGGGGGCGCTGCTCCTCCTGCTGTGGAGCCTCGGGTTGGGTCTTGCCTGTGCCCTGATCTGCTACGCGGCGCAGGCGACCGAGCAGGTCACCCTCCTCGCCTCGGGTGCGGTGGTCGTCGTCTCGCTCTGGGTGGGGCCCGGCGGCTCCCGCCTCAGGGGGCCGGTCTCGCGGCTGGTCGAGCCGCTGTGTCGCCGGTTCGTCCCGTGGCTCGTCGTGTGGGTGCTCGTGGTCGGCGGCGCGCTCACACTGGGCGTGCTCGCCGAGGAGCGCGGCACCGTGTGGCGACCGCTCGGCAACCCGGTCAACGGTCTGGAGCAGCTCCGCTGA
- a CDS encoding sensor histidine kinase, which produces MRRPGIGDLLWVAVTGTFTAVLVALDPAAGAPEWLYGTVMFTLGGYLLWAAYRAARRAWREHRRAGELAALEPTVVARAAIEEERRRLVDEIGATLRAAVVAIKHDATTLDLADPRPGLARIHRRTQLATTELRRQLGLLRTEEEESEVDADVAAASVVPRRDVWLAAGVAVLAALEVTGYSWAEGLRDQLPWTAVMSAAAAACLVGRTVSPGGASAVCAGVFVLGTLVGAPVLGGFWFVATVGGLLWAVASRRERWWWQVPGALALAAAVAWTRVVDDPENLLVLVQLMVVATVGGLLVRLARHVELSSTRRATSREAELSEAARVAVTAERMDFARDLHDVTSHAIGLIALQAGAAQVSWPRDPDAVRRSVDVIATTAAATLAELDRLGTSTSAASGDLGPLVRRIRAAGTTVELDEVGDVPPELAPVVHRIVQESLTNVVRHAPGAAVRVQVTAGADRVLVRVADDATRPGRGVGRGYGLVGLAERVSLAGGTLRTGPAESGGFVVEASVPVDRAAVTS; this is translated from the coding sequence GTGCGCCGGCCCGGGATCGGAGACCTGCTCTGGGTGGCGGTGACGGGGACGTTCACCGCCGTCCTGGTCGCGCTCGACCCGGCAGCCGGCGCCCCCGAGTGGCTCTACGGCACCGTCATGTTCACCCTCGGCGGCTACCTCCTGTGGGCGGCGTACCGGGCGGCACGTCGTGCCTGGCGGGAGCACCGGCGGGCCGGGGAGCTGGCAGCCCTGGAGCCCACCGTCGTCGCGCGTGCCGCCATCGAGGAGGAACGGCGCCGGCTGGTCGACGAGATCGGCGCCACGCTGCGCGCGGCCGTCGTCGCCATCAAGCACGACGCGACGACACTCGACCTCGCCGACCCTCGTCCGGGACTCGCACGGATCCATCGGCGCACGCAGCTCGCCACCACCGAGCTGCGCCGCCAGCTGGGCCTGTTGCGGACCGAGGAGGAGGAGTCGGAGGTCGACGCGGACGTGGCGGCGGCCTCGGTGGTGCCGCGCCGGGACGTCTGGCTCGCCGCCGGTGTCGCCGTGCTGGCGGCGCTGGAGGTCACGGGGTACTCCTGGGCCGAGGGCCTCCGCGACCAGCTCCCGTGGACAGCCGTGATGTCGGCGGCGGCAGCGGCGTGCCTCGTCGGCCGCACGGTGTCACCCGGAGGTGCCAGTGCCGTGTGCGCCGGGGTGTTCGTGCTGGGGACGCTGGTCGGCGCCCCCGTCCTCGGCGGCTTCTGGTTCGTGGCCACCGTGGGTGGTCTGCTCTGGGCTGTCGCCTCGCGGCGCGAACGGTGGTGGTGGCAGGTCCCCGGCGCGCTTGCGCTCGCCGCTGCCGTCGCGTGGACCAGGGTCGTGGACGACCCCGAGAACCTCCTGGTGCTGGTCCAGCTGATGGTGGTCGCCACGGTCGGCGGGCTCCTCGTGCGCCTCGCCCGCCACGTCGAGCTCTCATCGACCCGCCGCGCCACCTCGCGCGAGGCCGAGCTGTCGGAGGCGGCGCGGGTTGCTGTCACAGCGGAGCGGATGGACTTCGCCCGGGATCTCCACGACGTCACCTCCCACGCGATCGGGCTCATCGCCCTGCAGGCCGGGGCGGCCCAGGTGTCCTGGCCACGGGACCCCGACGCCGTACGTCGCTCGGTCGACGTGATCGCGACCACGGCCGCCGCGACCCTCGCCGAGCTAGATCGGCTGGGTACCTCGACCTCGGCCGCGTCGGGCGACCTCGGTCCGCTGGTGCGCCGGATCCGCGCGGCCGGCACCACGGTCGAGCTGGACGAGGTCGGCGACGTCCCGCCCGAGCTCGCCCCCGTGGTGCACCGGATCGTGCAGGAGTCCCTCACCAACGTGGTGAGGCACGCGCCCGGGGCGGCGGTACGGGTCCAGGTGACCGCCGGCGCCGATCGGGTGCTGGTCCGGGTCGCCGACGACGCGACCCGGCCCGGTCGGGGCGTCGGTCGCGGCTACGGCCTGGTGGGGCTCGCGGAGCGGGTGTCCCTCGCAGGTGGCACCCTTCGGACCGGACCGGCGGAGTCGGGCGGCTTCGTCGTCGAGGCGTCAGTCCCGGTGGACCGCGCAGCGGTGACGTCGTGA
- a CDS encoding O-methyltransferase has translation MSAPPELPEIVRRAFDVSRAAGYVSFCRNETGRLLATLAATRSGTLAEFGTGTGVGTAWLRSGVRDDARILTAELDATLADGAARIFRDDDQVEVRAADWDTLRDQGPFSLLYLDSGDPDAVRVDAVADLVEEGGIVVLDDFVPCEIWPPVFQGRVDTLREEWLTDKRFTTVEVMVAPDAATLIATRR, from the coding sequence ATGAGCGCACCTCCCGAGCTGCCCGAGATCGTCCGCCGCGCCTTCGACGTCTCACGCGCGGCCGGCTACGTGTCTTTCTGCCGCAACGAGACCGGCCGGCTGCTCGCGACGCTGGCGGCGACCCGCTCGGGGACGCTGGCCGAGTTCGGCACCGGCACCGGCGTGGGGACGGCGTGGCTGCGCTCCGGCGTGCGTGACGACGCCCGGATCCTCACGGCCGAGCTCGACGCCACCCTGGCCGACGGCGCCGCCCGGATCTTCCGGGACGACGACCAGGTGGAGGTCCGGGCCGCCGACTGGGACACGCTGCGCGACCAGGGACCGTTCTCGCTGCTCTACCTCGACTCGGGAGACCCTGACGCCGTCCGTGTCGACGCCGTCGCGGACCTCGTGGAGGAGGGCGGCATCGTCGTCCTCGACGACTTCGTCCCGTGCGAGATCTGGCCGCCGGTGTTCCAGGGCCGCGTGGACACCCTGCGCGAGGAGTGGCTCACCGACAAGCGCTTCACCACCGTGGAGGTCATGGTGGCCCCGGACGCGGCCACCCTCATCGCCACCAGGCGCTGA
- a CDS encoding 3-isopropylmalate dehydrogenase, translated as MTTSHRIAVIGGDGIGPEVTAEALKVLEAVPDAKFEQTRYDLGAERYLATGEVLPDSVLAEIRDHDAILLGAVGGRPGDPSLPPGLLERGLLLRLRFELDHYVNLRPSRIFPGVPTPLAESVLAKGDVDFVVVREGTEGPYTGNGGTVRAGTPHEVATEVSLNTAFGVERVVRDAFARAAARPRQRLTLVHKTNVLVHAGAVWSRLVAEVAEEFPEVEVDYLHVDAATIFLATDPARFDVVVTDNLFGDILTDLAAAVTGGIGLAASGNVNPDRTAPSMFEPVHGSAPDIAGQQKADPTAAILSAGLLLDHLGYAEAATRVAQAVEADLGGRDPGQPRQTAAVGDAIAARVAG; from the coding sequence ATGACGACTTCCCACCGGATCGCCGTGATCGGCGGCGACGGCATCGGTCCCGAGGTGACCGCCGAGGCCCTCAAGGTCCTCGAGGCGGTGCCCGACGCCAAGTTCGAGCAGACCCGCTACGACCTCGGGGCGGAGCGTTACCTCGCCACCGGCGAGGTGCTGCCCGACTCGGTGCTGGCCGAGATCCGCGACCACGACGCGATCCTGCTGGGAGCCGTCGGCGGCCGGCCGGGTGACCCGAGCCTGCCGCCGGGCCTCCTCGAGCGGGGGCTGCTGCTGCGGCTCCGGTTCGAGCTCGACCACTACGTCAACCTGCGGCCGTCCCGCATCTTCCCCGGCGTACCCACGCCGCTCGCGGAGAGCGTGCTGGCGAAGGGCGACGTCGACTTCGTGGTCGTCCGGGAGGGGACCGAGGGCCCCTACACCGGCAACGGCGGGACGGTTCGGGCGGGCACCCCGCACGAGGTCGCCACGGAGGTGTCGCTCAACACGGCGTTCGGGGTCGAGCGCGTCGTCCGCGACGCGTTCGCCCGGGCCGCCGCCCGGCCCCGCCAGCGGCTCACGCTCGTGCACAAGACCAACGTGCTGGTGCACGCCGGCGCGGTGTGGTCACGGCTGGTCGCCGAGGTGGCCGAGGAGTTCCCCGAGGTCGAGGTGGACTACCTGCACGTCGACGCGGCCACGATCTTCCTGGCCACCGACCCCGCGAGGTTCGACGTGGTCGTCACCGACAACCTCTTCGGTGACATCCTCACCGACCTCGCCGCCGCCGTGACCGGCGGCATCGGGCTGGCGGCCTCCGGCAACGTCAACCCCGACCGCACGGCGCCGTCGATGTTCGAGCCGGTGCACGGGTCCGCCCCCGACATCGCCGGACAGCAGAAGGCCGACCCGACGGCCGCGATCCTGTCGGCCGGGCTGCTGCTCGACCACCTCGGGTACGCCGAGGCGGCGACCCGGGTCGCGCAGGCGGTCGAGGCCGACCTCGGCGGGCGCGACCCGGGGCAGCCGCGTCAGACCGCGGCCGTGGGTGACGCGATCGCGGCGCGCGTCGCCGGCTGA
- a CDS encoding response regulator → MTIRVVVADDNELLRAGLVTVLDSDDDLEVVGQAADGPHAVRLVHELEPDIVLMDVEMPGGDGITAIARLRTEAPTVRCLVLTMFDLDDYVLEALRAGAAGFLLKTTEPHALIAAVRSCAAGDTTLGPSVVARLVDSYLQPLVTPPGLEELTERELDVLRSMAHGRSNAEIARELFLAETTVKTHVARILQKLGVRDRVQAVVLAHRAGVAGT, encoded by the coding sequence GTGACCATCCGGGTGGTCGTCGCCGACGACAACGAGCTGCTCCGGGCCGGGCTGGTGACCGTGCTCGACAGCGACGACGACCTCGAGGTGGTGGGGCAGGCCGCGGACGGTCCGCACGCCGTCCGGCTGGTGCACGAGCTCGAGCCCGACATCGTGCTCATGGACGTGGAGATGCCGGGCGGTGACGGGATCACCGCCATCGCCCGGCTCCGCACCGAGGCCCCGACCGTCCGCTGCCTGGTGCTGACCATGTTCGACCTCGACGACTACGTGCTCGAGGCGCTGCGTGCGGGCGCCGCCGGCTTCCTGCTCAAGACGACCGAGCCTCACGCCCTGATCGCCGCCGTGCGCAGCTGCGCGGCCGGCGACACGACGCTCGGGCCCAGCGTCGTGGCCCGCCTGGTGGACTCCTACCTGCAGCCACTCGTCACGCCGCCCGGTCTCGAGGAGCTCACCGAGCGCGAGCTCGACGTCCTGCGCTCCATGGCCCACGGCCGCTCCAACGCCGAGATCGCCCGTGAGCTCTTCCTCGCCGAGACCACGGTGAAGACGCACGTCGCGCGGATCCTCCAGAAGCTCGGGGTGCGCGACCGGGTGCAGGCGGTGGTGCTGGCCCACCGCGCTGGGGTGGCGGGCACCTGA
- the cimA gene encoding citramalate synthase, whose translation MSGTTDLHGGFHVYDTTLRDGAQQEGLNLSVADKLSIARHLDDLGVGYIEGGWPGANPKDTDFFRRARDELDLRHAKLAAFGATRRAGVAAADDPLVAALRDSGASVVTLVAKSHDRHVELALRTTPAENLAMIRDTVTHLREEGQEVFLDAEHFFDGYRANRDYALEVLRTAYDAGASVIALCDTNGGMLPGWVGDVVHDVVETAQVRVGIHCHNDTGCAVANTLAAVDAGATHVQGTINGYGERTGNADLVSVVANLQLKLDRQVLPAGLLADATRVAHAVAEVTNVPPAGRQPYVGTSAFAHKAGLHASAIKVDPDLYQHMDPAGVGNDMRLLVSDMAGRASIELKGRELGFDLSGDKDLVTRVTARVKELESRGFTFEAADASFELLLLEEVEGARPAYFEVESWRVITETRPGAEALSEATVKLRSEGVRYVVTGEGNGPVNALDQALREAIGQAYPEVAKFELIDYKVRILDQGHGTDAVTRVLIETTDGESTWVTVGVGHNVIEASWGALVDSMTFGLRRHHRG comes from the coding sequence ATGAGCGGGACGACCGACCTGCACGGCGGCTTCCACGTCTACGACACCACCCTGCGCGACGGCGCCCAGCAGGAGGGGCTCAACCTGTCGGTGGCCGACAAGCTGAGCATCGCCCGGCACCTCGACGACCTCGGCGTCGGCTACATCGAGGGCGGCTGGCCGGGGGCCAACCCGAAGGACACCGACTTCTTCCGCCGCGCCCGCGACGAGCTCGACCTCCGCCACGCGAAGCTGGCGGCCTTCGGTGCCACCCGGCGGGCGGGCGTGGCTGCGGCCGACGACCCGCTGGTGGCGGCGTTGCGCGACTCCGGCGCGAGCGTGGTGACGCTGGTGGCGAAGTCGCACGACCGGCACGTGGAGCTGGCGCTGCGGACGACACCGGCCGAGAACCTCGCGATGATCCGCGACACGGTCACCCACCTGCGGGAGGAGGGGCAGGAGGTCTTCCTCGACGCCGAGCACTTCTTCGACGGCTACCGCGCCAACCGCGACTACGCCCTCGAGGTCCTCCGCACCGCCTACGACGCCGGGGCCTCGGTCATCGCCCTCTGCGACACCAACGGCGGCATGCTGCCGGGCTGGGTGGGAGACGTCGTGCACGACGTCGTGGAGACCGCTCAGGTGCGGGTCGGCATCCACTGCCACAACGACACCGGCTGCGCGGTGGCCAACACCCTCGCGGCGGTCGACGCCGGCGCCACCCACGTGCAGGGGACCATCAACGGGTACGGCGAGCGCACGGGCAACGCCGACCTGGTGAGCGTCGTCGCCAACCTGCAGCTCAAGCTCGACCGGCAGGTGCTGCCGGCCGGGCTGCTGGCCGACGCGACCCGGGTCGCCCACGCGGTCGCCGAGGTCACCAACGTGCCGCCCGCGGGCCGGCAGCCCTACGTCGGCACCAGCGCGTTCGCGCACAAGGCCGGCCTCCACGCCAGCGCGATCAAGGTCGACCCGGACCTCTACCAGCACATGGACCCGGCCGGCGTCGGCAACGACATGCGGCTGCTGGTCTCCGACATGGCGGGCCGGGCCTCGATCGAGCTCAAGGGACGCGAGCTCGGCTTCGACCTCTCAGGGGACAAGGACCTCGTCACCCGCGTCACGGCCCGCGTCAAGGAGCTCGAGTCGCGCGGCTTCACCTTCGAGGCCGCCGACGCCTCCTTCGAGCTGCTGCTGCTCGAGGAGGTCGAGGGGGCGCGCCCCGCCTACTTCGAGGTCGAGTCGTGGCGGGTGATCACCGAGACCCGGCCGGGTGCCGAGGCGCTCTCGGAGGCGACGGTCAAGCTGCGCTCGGAGGGCGTGCGCTACGTCGTCACCGGCGAGGGCAACGGCCCGGTCAACGCGCTCGACCAGGCGCTGCGTGAGGCGATCGGTCAGGCCTACCCGGAGGTGGCGAAGTTCGAGCTGATCGACTACAAGGTGCGGATCCTCGACCAGGGGCACGGCACCGACGCGGTCACGCGCGTGCTGATCGAGACCACCGACGGGGAGTCGACGTGGGTGACCGTGGGGGTGGGCCACAACGTCATCGAGGCCTCGTGGGGGGCCCTGGTCGACAGCATGACCTTCGGGCTGCGGCGTCACCACCGCGGCTGA
- a CDS encoding VOC family protein, with protein sequence MSGLTPYLCVGDARAAIAWYVDAVAAAVEAAGITLDRGPEDTGPAGRVAVFRDPFGHRWFLDQSPG encoded by the coding sequence ATGAGCGGGCTGACGCCGTACCTGTGCGTGGGCGACGCGCGTGCCGCCATCGCCTGGTATGTCGACGCGGTCGCTGCTGCCGTCGAGGCCGCGGGCATCACCCTGGACCGGGGCCCCGAGGACACGGGGCCGGCCGGCCGCGTGGCGGTCTTCCGGGACCCGTTCGGGCACCGCTGGTTCCTCGACCAGTCGCCCGGCTAG
- a CDS encoding energy-coupling factor transporter transmembrane component T, which yields MSLLGLYRPGSTWLHRLPASAKLLALVVAGVVVVVLRGPLSGVAALGVAVVLAAWSGAGVRRLVRALRALLLMMLLVAAYSAWQQGWERAVETGGDLLALVLLATVLTVTTPVDEVLDAVTRGVRPLRRVGVDPERVGLAFALMIRAVPSTLDLAHQTRDAARARGLDRDPRALLVPLVIRSVAHARATGEALDARGIADDPVV from the coding sequence ATGAGCCTGCTCGGGCTCTACCGACCGGGCTCGACCTGGCTGCACCGGCTGCCTGCGTCGGCCAAGCTGCTGGCGCTGGTGGTCGCCGGCGTCGTGGTGGTCGTGCTGCGGGGCCCGCTCAGCGGTGTAGCCGCGCTCGGGGTCGCGGTCGTGCTGGCGGCCTGGTCCGGCGCCGGCGTACGTCGCCTGGTGCGCGCGCTGCGGGCGCTGCTGCTGATGATGCTGCTGGTCGCGGCGTACTCGGCGTGGCAGCAGGGCTGGGAACGGGCCGTGGAGACCGGCGGCGACCTGCTGGCCCTCGTCCTGCTCGCGACGGTCCTCACGGTGACCACCCCGGTCGACGAGGTGCTCGACGCCGTGACCCGCGGCGTACGGCCGCTGCGCCGGGTGGGCGTCGATCCCGAGCGGGTCGGGCTGGCCTTCGCGCTGATGATCCGGGCCGTGCCGTCCACCCTCGACCTGGCCCACCAGACCCGCGACGCGGCCCGCGCCCGCGGGCTCGACCGTGACCCCCGGGCGCTGCTGGTGCCGCTGGTGATCCGCTCGGTGGCGCACGCCCGTGCGACTGGTGAAGCGCTCGACGCCCGCGGGATCGCCGACGACCCGGTCGTGTGA
- a CDS encoding energy-coupling factor ABC transporter ATP-binding protein translates to MSRLELRDVTVRLPSTDGDVPVLAPTDLTLTEQRVALIGPNGSGKSTLARLFNGLVAATTGEVLVDGLDVAREGPAVRRKVAFCFTDPAAQLVMPTVAEDVALSLRRHHRDKAERRRAALEVLDRYGLAELADRSVHSLSGGQRQLLALAGVLATDPEVLVADEPTTLLDLRNTRRIADLLFALPQQLLLVTHDLDLALRCERALLVDEGRVVADGAPDEVVGHYRSLR, encoded by the coding sequence GTGAGCCGGCTCGAGCTCCGCGACGTCACCGTCCGGCTCCCCTCCACGGACGGTGACGTCCCGGTCCTGGCCCCGACCGACCTCACCCTGACCGAGCAGCGGGTCGCCCTGATCGGACCCAACGGCTCCGGCAAGTCGACCCTCGCCCGGCTCTTCAACGGCCTGGTCGCCGCGACGACCGGCGAGGTGCTGGTCGACGGCCTCGACGTCGCCCGCGAAGGCCCCGCCGTCCGCCGCAAGGTGGCGTTCTGCTTCACCGACCCCGCGGCCCAGCTGGTGATGCCCACCGTCGCCGAGGACGTCGCCCTCTCACTGCGCCGCCACCACCGCGACAAGGCCGAACGGCGCCGCGCCGCCCTGGAGGTGCTCGACCGGTACGGGCTCGCGGAGCTCGCCGACCGCAGCGTCCACTCCCTCTCCGGGGGCCAGCGCCAGCTGCTCGCCCTGGCCGGGGTCCTGGCCACCGACCCCGAGGTGCTGGTCGCCGACGAGCCCACCACCCTGCTCGACCTCCGCAACACCCGGCGGATCGCCGACCTGCTCTTCGCGCTGCCCCAGCAGCTGCTGCTCGTCACCCACGACCTCGACCTGGCCCTGCGGTGCGAGCGAGCCCTGCTGGTCGACGAGGGCCGGGTGGTCGCCGACGGCGCGCCTGACGAGGTCGTCGGTCACTACCGGAGCCTGCGATGA
- a CDS encoding branched-chain amino acid aminotransferase: MQISTTRTEQPVADDRLTEILANPGFGTHFTDHMFTVEWTPDAGWHAARITPYGPLTLDPATAVLHYAQEIFEGMKAYRHDDGSVWSFRPEDNARRMVRSSQRLALPQLPAEDFVAAVDALVSEDQRWVPDSEGEKSLYIRPFMFASETFLGVRPAQHVTFMVICSPAGAYFKGGVKPVTLWLSEDYTRAGRGGMGAAKTGGNYASSLLPQQEAIGQGCDQVVFLDGQEGNYVEELGGMNLYFVHADGRIVTPETGTILEGITRASIIELAGKLGHQVEERKFSIDEWRQGVESGDIVEIFACGTAAVVTPVGSLKWQGGEAPAPASTDLTMRVRQSLVDIQYGRAEDTFGWMHRIC; this comes from the coding sequence ATGCAGATCAGCACCACCCGCACCGAGCAGCCGGTCGCCGACGACCGCCTCACCGAGATCCTCGCCAACCCCGGCTTCGGCACCCACTTCACCGACCACATGTTCACGGTCGAGTGGACCCCCGACGCGGGCTGGCACGCCGCCCGGATCACGCCGTACGGGCCGCTGACCCTCGACCCGGCGACAGCGGTGCTGCACTACGCCCAGGAGATCTTCGAGGGCATGAAGGCCTACCGCCACGACGACGGCTCGGTGTGGAGCTTTCGGCCGGAGGACAACGCCCGACGCATGGTGCGCTCGTCGCAGCGGCTCGCGCTCCCGCAGCTGCCCGCGGAGGACTTCGTGGCCGCGGTCGACGCGCTCGTCAGCGAGGACCAGCGCTGGGTCCCCGACAGCGAGGGGGAGAAGTCCCTCTACATCAGGCCCTTCATGTTCGCCTCCGAGACCTTCCTCGGGGTGCGGCCGGCCCAGCACGTGACGTTCATGGTGATCTGCAGCCCGGCCGGCGCCTACTTCAAGGGCGGCGTCAAGCCGGTCACGCTCTGGCTGTCGGAGGACTACACGCGAGCCGGCCGTGGCGGCATGGGCGCCGCCAAGACCGGCGGCAACTACGCCAGCTCGCTGCTGCCGCAGCAGGAGGCGATCGGCCAGGGCTGCGACCAGGTCGTCTTCCTCGACGGCCAGGAGGGGAATTACGTCGAGGAGCTCGGCGGCATGAACCTCTACTTCGTCCACGCCGACGGCCGGATCGTCACCCCGGAGACCGGCACGATCCTCGAGGGGATCACCCGCGCCAGCATCATCGAGCTCGCCGGCAAGCTCGGTCACCAGGTCGAGGAGCGGAAGTTCTCGATCGACGAGTGGCGGCAGGGCGTCGAGTCCGGGGACATCGTCGAGATCTTCGCCTGCGGCACCGCCGCCGTCGTCACCCCGGTCGGCTCCCTGAAGTGGCAGGGCGGCGAGGCGCCCGCGCCCGCGAGCACCGACCTGACGATGCGGGTCCGCCAGTCGCTGGTCGACATCCAGTACGGCCGCGCCGAGGACACCTTCGGCTGGATGCACCGCATCTGCTGA
- a CDS encoding FkbM family methyltransferase produces MDDIDKAQYLAWSRTWEASARQSPLRLRQVEHRLIEVWRTLCRRIDPTMTLEIGAHEATFSRWAAETFPSARVMAFEANPHVHAKYAEELASTRVDYRNLAVGPVTGEVTLNLPTDIGGKERDLTSRMASLGVHTESGDNVQVTVPSVRLEDHVTPGRSDALVAWIDVEGANEVVLTGAGSVLDRVKAVFIEVEKRTTWEGQWLDTDVNRFLRGEGFVPIARDVIRYRPHQYNVLFVRAALAQRPRTARLAAQVLHPGPDERPSRLRRVREALR; encoded by the coding sequence GTGGACGACATCGACAAGGCCCAGTACCTCGCGTGGTCCCGCACGTGGGAGGCCTCGGCGCGGCAGTCCCCGCTGCGGCTGCGGCAGGTCGAGCACCGGCTGATCGAGGTCTGGCGCACGCTGTGCCGCCGGATCGATCCCACGATGACCCTGGAGATCGGCGCCCACGAGGCGACCTTCAGCCGGTGGGCGGCCGAGACCTTCCCCTCGGCCAGGGTGATGGCCTTCGAGGCCAACCCCCACGTGCACGCCAAGTACGCCGAGGAGCTCGCCAGCACCCGCGTCGACTACCGCAACCTCGCGGTCGGCCCGGTGACCGGCGAGGTGACGCTCAACCTGCCGACCGACATCGGCGGCAAGGAGCGCGACCTGACCAGCCGGATGGCCTCGCTCGGGGTCCACACCGAGTCCGGGGACAACGTGCAGGTCACCGTGCCGTCGGTGCGGCTGGAGGACCACGTCACGCCGGGCCGCAGCGACGCGCTCGTCGCGTGGATCGACGTCGAGGGCGCCAACGAGGTGGTGCTCACCGGCGCCGGGTCGGTGCTCGACCGCGTCAAGGCGGTGTTCATCGAGGTCGAGAAGCGCACCACCTGGGAGGGACAGTGGCTCGACACCGACGTCAACCGCTTCCTGCGGGGCGAGGGCTTCGTGCCGATCGCGCGCGACGTCATCCGCTACCGGCCCCACCAGTACAACGTGCTCTTCGTCCGTGCCGCCCTCGCGCAGCGGCCGCGGACCGCCCGGCTCGCGGCCCAGGTGCTCCACCCGGGCCCCGACGAGCGGCCGTCGCGCCTCCGCCGGGTCAGGGAAGCGCTGCGCTGA